In Microbacterium foliorum, the following proteins share a genomic window:
- the pdhA gene encoding pyruvate dehydrogenase (acetyl-transferring) E1 component subunit alpha yields the protein MEHADLLPRDAAVQLIDPDGRVVDDEHYVLPDSDALLAAYRGLVEGRRINDQASALVRQGRLAVYPSSHGQEACQIGAALALADDDWLFPTYRDSVAVVARGVAPAEAMVLLKGDWHSGYDVRAHHVAPQATPLATQLLHAVGFAYAAKRRGESTVVVALCGDGATSEGDFHEAMNFAAVFHVPVVFFVQNNEFAISVPLSRQTAAPSLAHKAIGYGMPGQRVDGNDVAGVLAVLGEAVDRARTGGGPTLVEAHTYRMQAHTNADDDTRYRERAEVQAWVARDPLARLRAHLTSTGALTEEIEAEYAAGAEQTAAAMREALNTDADIDPEDLFRFVTESRSPQREEQWRMLSGEIERAHESAGGAR from the coding sequence ATGGAACACGCAGATCTGCTCCCGCGCGACGCGGCGGTTCAGCTCATCGACCCGGACGGCAGGGTCGTCGACGACGAGCACTATGTGCTGCCGGACTCCGATGCCCTGCTCGCCGCCTATCGCGGCCTCGTCGAGGGCCGCCGCATCAACGATCAGGCCAGCGCCCTCGTCCGGCAGGGCCGCCTCGCGGTCTACCCGTCGTCGCACGGGCAGGAAGCCTGTCAGATCGGCGCCGCACTCGCTCTCGCCGATGACGACTGGCTCTTCCCGACATACCGCGACTCGGTGGCGGTCGTCGCTCGAGGCGTCGCGCCGGCCGAGGCGATGGTGCTTCTCAAGGGCGACTGGCACTCGGGCTACGACGTCCGAGCGCACCACGTCGCTCCTCAGGCCACTCCCCTCGCCACGCAGCTGCTGCACGCGGTCGGCTTCGCGTACGCCGCGAAGAGGCGAGGAGAGAGCACCGTGGTCGTCGCCCTGTGCGGAGACGGTGCCACCAGCGAGGGCGACTTCCACGAGGCCATGAACTTCGCCGCCGTCTTCCACGTGCCCGTCGTCTTCTTCGTGCAGAACAACGAGTTCGCGATCTCGGTGCCGCTCAGTCGTCAGACCGCGGCGCCTTCCCTCGCCCACAAGGCGATCGGCTACGGGATGCCGGGGCAGCGTGTCGACGGCAACGACGTCGCCGGTGTGCTGGCGGTGCTCGGCGAAGCGGTCGATCGGGCGCGCACGGGCGGCGGACCGACGCTCGTCGAGGCGCACACATACCGGATGCAGGCGCACACGAACGCCGACGACGACACCCGTTATCGCGAGCGAGCCGAGGTGCAGGCGTGGGTCGCCCGCGATCCACTGGCGCGCCTGCGCGCACATCTCACGAGCACGGGCGCGCTCACGGAAGAGATCGAGGCCGAGTACGCCGCCGGGGCCGAGCAGACGGCCGCGGCGATGCGGGAGGCCCTCAACACGGATGCCGACATCGACCCCGAGGACCTCTTCCGCTTCGTCACCGAGTCCCGCTCACCGCAGCGCGAAGAGCAGTGGCGGATGCTGAGCGGCGAGATAGAGCGGGCCCACGAATCAGCCGGAGGTGCACGATGA
- a CDS encoding Lrp/AsnC family transcriptional regulator: protein MITLDETDQAILAELRADARASMTSIAEAVHISRAGAHARIKRLTDSGIITGYTVRTDPVLLGHHASAYVTLAIEQATWQEVSARLRSIPEIEHMALVGGDFDVILLVRASDARDLRRIVLEDIQAIPSIRSTRTTLIFEDFALI from the coding sequence ATGATCACGCTCGACGAGACCGACCAGGCGATCCTCGCGGAGCTGCGAGCCGATGCGCGCGCGTCCATGACGTCCATCGCGGAGGCCGTGCACATCTCGAGAGCGGGCGCGCACGCGCGGATCAAGCGCCTCACGGATTCGGGCATCATCACCGGATACACCGTGCGCACCGACCCCGTGCTGCTCGGTCATCATGCGAGCGCCTACGTCACCCTCGCGATCGAGCAGGCGACCTGGCAGGAGGTCAGCGCACGGCTGCGCTCCATCCCCGAGATCGAGCACATGGCACTCGTCGGCGGAGACTTCGACGTCATCCTGCTCGTCCGAGCGAGCGATGCTCGCGACCTCCGTCGCATCGTGCTGGAGGACATCCAGGCGATCCCCTCGATCCGCTCCACCCGGACGACTCTCATCTTCGAGGACTTCGCCCTGATCTGA
- a CDS encoding aldehyde dehydrogenase family protein: protein MSESAASAATALLDRIQAPEGAGRDIPDAATRDVIGRAPEHSVADLDDAIARARAAQPGWESLGHATRSELLIAAADAIDANAEALAHLLSREQGKPLNGPNARFELGACSAWLRTNAAIPIESQVLVDDETLHAELVYKAAGVVGAIGPWNWPLMITIWQIGPSLRMGNTVVAKPSEYTPLSVLAMLAVMNDVLPADVLIGVSGDREVGARLASHPDIDKIMFTGSTATGRRIIESSAGNLARLTLELGGNDAGIVLPGTEVSAIAQDLFWGAFINTGQTCAAMKRLYVHDSVYDEVVDALAEIAASVPMGNGLDEDNVLGPLQNRAQFDIVSRLVEEARGRGARVVTGGEAAPELGELFYRPTIVADIDNDAALVQEEQFGPALPVIRYSDVDDAFALANAVDVGLGASVWSSDPEAAREAATRMESGTVWINSHGGLHPMVPFGGVKSSGYGLEFGVEGLKSVAVTQVVSGPGRKAQA, encoded by the coding sequence ATGTCCGAATCCGCCGCATCCGCAGCCACCGCGCTGCTCGACCGCATCCAGGCACCGGAGGGCGCTGGACGAGACATCCCGGATGCCGCCACACGTGATGTGATCGGCCGTGCGCCCGAGCATTCGGTCGCCGACCTCGACGATGCGATCGCGCGGGCACGGGCAGCGCAGCCCGGCTGGGAGTCCCTCGGTCATGCGACGCGCAGTGAGCTGCTGATCGCGGCCGCCGACGCGATCGACGCGAACGCGGAGGCGCTCGCGCACCTGCTCTCGCGGGAACAGGGCAAGCCGCTGAACGGCCCCAACGCGCGCTTCGAGCTGGGTGCGTGCTCGGCATGGCTGCGCACCAACGCGGCGATCCCGATCGAGTCGCAGGTGCTGGTCGACGACGAGACCCTGCACGCCGAGCTCGTCTACAAGGCGGCCGGGGTCGTGGGCGCGATCGGTCCGTGGAACTGGCCTCTCATGATCACCATCTGGCAGATCGGTCCGTCGCTGCGGATGGGCAACACCGTCGTCGCGAAGCCCAGCGAGTACACGCCGCTGAGCGTGCTCGCGATGCTGGCCGTGATGAACGACGTGCTGCCGGCCGACGTGCTGATCGGCGTCTCCGGCGACCGCGAGGTCGGCGCTCGCCTCGCCTCGCACCCTGACATCGACAAGATCATGTTCACCGGGTCGACGGCCACCGGGCGCCGCATCATCGAGAGCTCGGCCGGCAACCTCGCCCGACTCACCCTCGAACTCGGCGGCAACGATGCCGGCATCGTGCTGCCGGGCACCGAGGTGTCGGCGATCGCGCAGGACCTCTTCTGGGGTGCGTTCATCAACACCGGCCAGACGTGCGCCGCCATGAAGCGCCTCTACGTGCACGACTCGGTCTACGACGAGGTCGTCGACGCGCTCGCCGAGATCGCGGCCTCCGTGCCGATGGGCAACGGACTCGATGAGGACAACGTGCTCGGTCCGCTGCAGAATCGCGCCCAGTTCGACATCGTGTCGCGGCTGGTCGAGGAGGCGCGAGGCCGCGGTGCCCGTGTCGTCACAGGCGGCGAGGCGGCGCCCGAACTCGGTGAGCTGTTCTATCGGCCCACGATCGTCGCCGACATCGACAACGACGCGGCGCTCGTGCAGGAGGAGCAGTTCGGGCCTGCGCTTCCGGTGATCAGGTACAGCGACGTCGACGATGCATTCGCCCTCGCCAACGCGGTCGATGTCGGTCTCGGTGCATCGGTCTGGTCGAGCGATCCCGAGGCCGCCCGCGAGGCGGCGACGCGCATGGAGTCGGGCACGGTGTGGATCAACTCTCACGGCGGGCTGCATCCGATGGTGCCGTTCGGCGGTGTCAAGAGCTCCGGCTACGGCCTGGAGTTCGGCGTCGAGGGTCTCAAGTCCGTCGCCGTGACGCAGGTCGTGTCGGGCCCCGGACGCAAGGCGCAGGCGTGA
- a CDS encoding GMC family oxidoreductase — protein sequence MKTAIVVGAGTSGAIVARRLVDAGVQVTLIEAGGYDSNPAIHDPSRAGELWHSADDWDFFTVPQEHAGGRRLHLPRGKVTGGSHALNAMIWVRGAASDYDAWERAGATGWGWSTVEPVFAALEHDVLPVTDDYELSPIQASIIDAAVEEGLPRNPNYNGGTLDGVSQQQVTIRDGRRVNTWMAYAQPIADRLTILTGREVHSVIVEEGRAVGVRLGSGADSEDVFADEVVLSAGAIGSPVILLRSGIGPADELADLGIPVVVDAPGVGKNLHDHLLSPVIFTTERPVGPPQPGVSVTQSHLFWRSRDDLAEPDTQPIHFSVPMWGDLEPRGDDGFTLMAGLVTPHSRGTLTLSGPDLDDPPLIDLAALADERDVASLAASVRQCRRIGGQPALADEWGATEVYPGPDVPDDGIEDWVRRTAITYHHQVGTCRMGSDSDAVVDPLLRVRGLEGLSVIDASVIPTVPTGNTNAPAAMIGELGARFLLGR from the coding sequence GTGAAGACCGCGATCGTCGTCGGCGCGGGCACCTCGGGGGCGATCGTCGCGCGACGGCTGGTCGATGCAGGCGTCCAGGTCACACTCATCGAGGCCGGGGGATACGACTCGAACCCCGCGATCCACGACCCGTCGCGGGCGGGTGAGCTCTGGCACTCCGCCGACGACTGGGACTTCTTCACCGTGCCGCAGGAGCACGCCGGCGGTCGCCGACTGCATCTGCCGCGCGGAAAGGTCACCGGAGGGTCGCACGCGCTCAACGCGATGATCTGGGTGCGTGGCGCGGCCTCGGACTATGACGCGTGGGAGCGTGCGGGCGCGACCGGCTGGGGCTGGAGTACTGTCGAGCCCGTCTTCGCCGCGCTCGAGCACGACGTGCTGCCCGTCACCGACGACTACGAGCTCTCGCCCATCCAGGCGTCGATCATCGATGCGGCGGTCGAGGAGGGGCTGCCCCGCAATCCGAACTACAACGGCGGCACCCTCGACGGCGTCTCGCAGCAGCAGGTGACCATTCGCGACGGACGCCGGGTGAACACGTGGATGGCCTATGCGCAGCCGATCGCCGACAGGCTCACGATCCTCACCGGACGCGAGGTGCACTCCGTGATCGTGGAGGAGGGTCGCGCCGTCGGCGTCCGGCTCGGATCCGGCGCCGACTCCGAGGACGTCTTCGCCGACGAGGTCGTGCTCTCGGCCGGTGCGATCGGATCGCCCGTGATCCTGCTGCGCTCCGGCATCGGCCCTGCCGACGAGCTCGCGGACCTCGGCATCCCCGTCGTGGTCGATGCGCCCGGCGTGGGCAAGAACCTGCACGATCACCTGCTCTCGCCCGTCATCTTCACGACGGAGCGGCCGGTGGGTCCGCCGCAGCCCGGCGTCTCGGTGACGCAGTCGCACCTCTTCTGGCGCAGTCGTGACGACCTCGCAGAGCCCGACACGCAGCCGATCCACTTCTCGGTGCCGATGTGGGGTGACTTGGAGCCCCGAGGAGACGACGGATTCACGCTGATGGCCGGGCTGGTGACGCCACACAGCCGGGGCACGCTGACGCTGTCGGGCCCCGACCTCGACGACCCGCCGCTGATCGACCTCGCCGCGCTCGCGGACGAGAGGGATGTCGCATCGCTCGCGGCATCCGTGCGTCAGTGCCGTCGGATCGGCGGGCAGCCGGCGCTCGCCGACGAGTGGGGAGCGACCGAGGTGTATCCAGGACCGGATGTGCCGGATGACGGGATCGAGGACTGGGTGCGCCGCACCGCCATCACCTACCACCACCAGGTGGGCACCTGCCGGATGGGATCGGATTCCGACGCGGTCGTCGACCCGCTGCTGCGCGTCCGCGGCCTCGAGGGGCTGAGTGTGATCGACGCATCGGTGATCCCGACCGTTCCGACGGGCAACACCAACGCGCCCGCGGCGATGATCGGCGAGTTGGGGGCCAGGTTCCTGCTCGGACGCTGA
- a CDS encoding amidohydrolase has protein sequence MAAAADLIVTGSVIRTADRRNPVVEAFAVRDGRILDVGTRLTMQAHRGPDTRMLDVGDAAVYPGFVDVHNHHAMAGRTEMFELSLPPSLALDDILDLVRDRAQTLPPDAWIVGGSVSTTLLPTLANTATRQRLDEAAGGRPVVLVEDSRHNRWASTRALELAGITADGIPSGGVTLLDPDDGTPTGVLLEAAGIPVQEAYDRSGGLTEEQHIAASRRGVEILNSFGITTFQDAGVSTDILAALAALDRSHELSAWVVSSLLINDEIFGFDPIGSALIDLGEQFRTPHHRPDFVKIFLDGVPPARTASFLEPYVADAVHGAHFHGETTMNFDELHTWLRSVAERGLGAKVHCTGDGSARLVLDVAERIRADGFTTPIQIAHGQFLADDDIPRLRALDVSADISPFIWFPGVIPQALAEVLGDRAEHSQPNRALLDAGALVAGGSDWPVSESPNTLEGLQGLVTRADPLGRAPGVLWPEQAITADEALEVFTINAATAMGLGSETGSLTPGKSADFVVLARDAIAGPADEIVHTPVRSTWFAGREVYTAG, from the coding sequence ATGGCTGCGGCGGCGGACCTCATCGTCACAGGCTCGGTGATCCGCACGGCGGATCGTCGGAATCCGGTCGTCGAGGCGTTCGCCGTGCGCGACGGGCGGATCCTCGACGTCGGGACCAGGCTCACGATGCAGGCGCACCGCGGGCCGGACACGCGGATGCTGGATGTCGGCGACGCCGCGGTCTACCCCGGTTTCGTCGACGTGCACAACCACCACGCCATGGCCGGCCGCACGGAGATGTTCGAGCTCTCGCTGCCGCCGTCGCTCGCCCTCGACGACATCCTCGACCTCGTGCGCGACAGGGCGCAGACGTTGCCACCGGACGCGTGGATCGTGGGTGGCTCGGTGTCGACCACTCTGCTGCCCACACTCGCGAACACCGCGACCAGACAGCGTCTCGACGAGGCGGCCGGAGGGCGACCGGTGGTGTTGGTCGAGGACTCGCGGCACAACAGATGGGCGAGCACCCGGGCACTGGAGCTCGCCGGCATCACCGCCGACGGCATCCCCTCCGGAGGCGTCACTCTGCTCGATCCCGACGACGGGACGCCGACCGGGGTGCTGCTCGAGGCAGCGGGCATCCCGGTGCAGGAGGCGTACGACCGCAGCGGTGGACTGACGGAGGAGCAGCACATCGCCGCGTCACGCCGCGGCGTCGAGATCCTCAACTCCTTCGGCATCACGACGTTCCAGGATGCCGGGGTGTCGACCGACATCCTCGCCGCGCTCGCGGCACTCGACCGGTCACACGAGCTCAGCGCCTGGGTCGTCTCGTCGTTGCTGATCAACGACGAGATCTTCGGGTTCGATCCGATCGGCTCGGCGCTCATCGATCTGGGCGAGCAGTTCAGAACCCCGCACCATCGGCCGGACTTCGTGAAGATCTTCCTCGACGGCGTGCCACCAGCGCGGACGGCGTCGTTCCTCGAGCCCTATGTGGCGGATGCCGTGCACGGCGCCCACTTCCACGGCGAGACGACGATGAACTTCGACGAGCTGCACACGTGGCTGCGGTCGGTCGCCGAACGCGGACTCGGCGCCAAGGTGCACTGCACGGGCGACGGATCGGCGCGTCTCGTGCTCGACGTCGCCGAACGCATCCGCGCCGACGGGTTCACCACCCCGATTCAGATCGCGCACGGGCAGTTCCTCGCCGATGACGACATCCCCCGATTGCGAGCCCTCGACGTGTCGGCCGACATCTCTCCGTTCATCTGGTTCCCCGGTGTGATCCCTCAGGCACTGGCAGAGGTGCTCGGCGACCGTGCCGAGCATTCGCAGCCCAACCGTGCCCTGCTCGATGCGGGAGCGCTCGTCGCCGGCGGTTCGGACTGGCCGGTGAGCGAGTCCCCGAACACTCTCGAGGGGCTGCAAGGTCTCGTGACGCGCGCCGACCCGCTCGGACGCGCACCCGGCGTCCTCTGGCCCGAGCAGGCGATCACCGCCGACGAGGCGCTCGAGGTCTTCACGATCAACGCCGCGACCGCGATGGGGCTCGGGTCGGAGACAGGATCCCTGACGCCGGGCAAGTCCGCGGACTTCGTCGTGCTCGCGCGGGATGCGATCGCCGGCCCTGCCGACGAGATCGTGCACACCCCGGTGCGTTCGACGTGGTTCGCCGGGCGAGAGGTCTACACCGCGGGCTGA
- a CDS encoding molybdenum cofactor biosynthesis F family protein has product MTTLNPADTSTWLPLEGLAPGFDANKAPHTTALSGQEITVVDAGGTRISHRFADTTVTWDYRPGAEDSTAPASDTDDYEAFEVDDELYFVQFHHSYLPNEAVSLVVDLRHGRALAVISVILPAPEQGRTRVQHVFAPSTIEGATVTGTEPATSTTLIGRRVEWVYSEEHAYEHVYLSERWYSWQCLAGPERGLADTDENSVWEVRPGIYVFAWREKVIPCASVTIADHRDVNAIRSHGVLFGLDESGEVPTHFTFGAHGRLLSTTHHGSGLEPASFGTL; this is encoded by the coding sequence ATGACGACCCTGAATCCCGCCGACACCTCCACCTGGCTTCCTCTTGAGGGCCTGGCCCCCGGTTTCGACGCGAACAAGGCCCCGCATACGACCGCGCTGAGCGGCCAGGAGATCACGGTCGTGGATGCCGGGGGAACCCGCATCTCGCACCGGTTCGCCGACACCACGGTCACGTGGGACTACCGCCCGGGTGCCGAGGACTCCACAGCACCGGCATCCGACACCGACGACTACGAGGCCTTCGAGGTCGACGACGAGCTGTACTTCGTGCAGTTCCACCACAGCTACCTGCCGAACGAGGCCGTGTCGCTGGTCGTCGATCTCCGCCACGGGCGCGCCCTCGCCGTCATCTCGGTGATCCTGCCTGCACCCGAGCAAGGACGCACCCGCGTGCAGCACGTCTTCGCTCCGAGCACGATCGAGGGCGCGACCGTGACGGGCACCGAGCCCGCGACGAGCACGACGCTCATCGGCCGCCGGGTCGAGTGGGTCTACAGCGAGGAGCACGCATACGAGCATGTCTACCTGTCGGAGCGCTGGTACTCGTGGCAGTGCCTCGCCGGCCCCGAACGAGGGCTCGCCGACACCGACGAGAACAGCGTCTGGGAGGTGCGCCCCGGCATCTATGTCTTCGCGTGGCGCGAGAAGGTCATCCCGTGCGCGTCTGTCACGATCGCCGACCACCGCGACGTGAACGCCATCCGCTCTCACGGCGTGCTGTTCGGACTCGACGAATCGGGCGAGGTGCCGACGCACTTCACCTTCGGCGCGCACGGCCGGCTGCTGTCGACCACGCATCACGGCTCGGGGCTCGAGCCGGCCTCGTTCGGAACTCTTTGA
- a CDS encoding APC family permease: MADPISASTTQHDHTSLRPGALGVAGIVFLVLAAVAPLTGIVVVASLAIALGNGGGTPMAFFLVAAILLLFAVGYAQMSKQLVNAGGFYAFVVKGLGRTGGLIAGLIATLGYNFFVVGTIGTSGFFMQNIIRDLTGLDVHWLIWGLLSIIVCFVLARVGVDFSSKILGVCLVLEVLMLVVFDVSVLVQTGYDVAAFSPEAVFSGSLPIGLLLAATGFLGFEATALFSEEAKQPLRTIPRATYTSIIAIGVILGVTTWAVVSATGVAQAQATALEHLPTGDLIFTLSQQYLGGPLTTVMMILLLVSLFAAMLAFHNSATRYLYSLGRSRILPHALARTRRNGAPQLAGIVQASFAAIVAVIFAIAGADPILTLVPAMLGFGTLSVLILQGLAAISIVVYFRRSGDPRWWSTFIAPGIGFLGIAAISVLAIVNFNIVAGSEELAIRLMPLLLVVALIGGIVYGAYLKRSRPAVYEGLASDLERFSDR; the protein is encoded by the coding sequence AATCGTCTTCCTCGTCCTCGCGGCTGTCGCGCCGCTGACCGGCATCGTGGTCGTCGCCTCCCTGGCGATCGCCCTCGGAAACGGTGGCGGCACACCGATGGCCTTCTTCCTGGTCGCCGCGATCCTGCTGCTCTTCGCCGTGGGCTACGCGCAGATGTCGAAGCAGCTCGTGAACGCCGGAGGCTTCTACGCCTTCGTCGTGAAGGGACTCGGCCGTACGGGCGGTCTCATCGCCGGCCTCATCGCCACACTCGGCTACAACTTCTTCGTGGTCGGCACGATCGGCACCAGCGGCTTCTTCATGCAGAACATCATCCGCGACCTCACGGGGCTCGACGTGCACTGGCTGATCTGGGGTCTGCTGTCGATCATCGTCTGCTTCGTGCTCGCACGCGTCGGCGTGGACTTCTCGTCGAAGATCCTCGGCGTCTGCCTCGTGCTGGAGGTGCTGATGCTCGTCGTCTTCGACGTCTCGGTGCTCGTGCAGACCGGCTACGACGTGGCCGCGTTCAGCCCCGAAGCGGTGTTCTCGGGTTCGCTGCCGATCGGCCTGCTCCTCGCCGCGACGGGCTTCCTCGGGTTCGAGGCGACTGCCCTGTTCAGCGAGGAGGCGAAGCAACCGCTGCGCACCATCCCTCGCGCGACCTACACCTCGATCATCGCGATCGGCGTGATCCTGGGCGTCACCACGTGGGCCGTCGTGAGCGCGACGGGCGTCGCGCAGGCACAGGCCACGGCTCTCGAGCACCTGCCGACGGGTGACCTCATCTTCACCCTCTCGCAGCAGTACCTCGGCGGTCCGCTGACCACGGTGATGATGATCCTGCTGCTCGTCAGCCTGTTCGCGGCGATGCTCGCGTTCCACAACTCCGCGACGCGCTACCTCTACTCTCTCGGTCGCTCGCGGATCCTTCCGCATGCTCTCGCCCGTACGCGCCGCAACGGCGCCCCGCAGCTCGCAGGCATCGTGCAGGCCTCTTTCGCAGCGATCGTGGCGGTCATCTTCGCGATCGCCGGCGCCGACCCCATCCTCACCCTGGTGCCGGCCATGCTCGGCTTCGGCACCCTGAGCGTGCTGATCCTGCAGGGACTCGCAGCGATCTCGATCGTCGTCTACTTCCGTCGTTCCGGCGACCCGCGGTGGTGGAGCACGTTCATCGCTCCGGGCATCGGATTCCTCGGCATCGCAGCGATCTCGGTGCTCGCGATCGTGAACTTCAACATCGTCGCCGGATCCGAAGAGCTCGCCATCCGCCTCATGCCGCTGCTGCTGGTGGTGGCTCTCATCGGCGGCATCGTCTACGGCGCCTATCTCAAGCGCTCCAGGCCCGCGGTGTACGAGGGCCTCGCATCCGACCTCGAGCGATTCAGCGATCGCTGA